TTGTATAACGCCCACGTGTAATAAAAACTCTTCTTATCATGAATAGTCAAAGACGGCTTTTCATTTGGCTTTTTCGTTTAAAATTCTAAACAAGGAAGACAACATAAAAGGATTTGAATTTGGTATGTTTTAGAATGGCCTTTCTGGTTGAAATGAAAAGAAACATGTTTAAATCGAAATGCATGAACTTGCGTCTGGCGGCTGATTATGCGTTTGGTTTCACATAACCTAAATCTTATTTTGACATGAGATTAATCGTACTTGTTCCAAAATATAATAATATACTACTATGTCTTACCTTGGTTTTATATAAAAAGATTATGCGATGATAAACGATGTGATTTGACGTTGCATCCTAAGAGGGGTCAAAATCTAAAATTCCAAGTTACACGGAATATTCCAAAACTTTATATTGTGGATTTCTTCAAAGGACCCCTATTGACTTGCCTACAAGGTTAAAAGTCCACTTGGATGCCTAAGTTGAACTAGAACGTGGAAACAAACCAACTATTCTGATCCAACTTTCAAAATAAACCAACTAAGTTGAAGATATCCACAATATACATCCTCTTCATTTATATTTTCACCATAATTTAAAGTTGACTTCTGGAGGAACTCAAGCGATTAGCCGATAATTCATTTGCAATGGTCAGCGAACATGTTCAACAGAAATTAATCACTAGTCTTCTATTATTATCTCGTTCTCGAAATTCTGCTTGGGGCAATCCATTTATCGATGTATAATATGATATATATTAAGTGACATACATATGTTGTGATGTTTTTTTTTGCTAAAAAAATATGTTGTGATGTTGAAGAATTACATCATTGGCTTAATTTGTTTTTTTTTGTTTTCAAATGACGTCTGAAATTTAGGGAATTTATACAGAAACTACGGTATATACTATCTACTACATTTTAGTATACATAATAATAAGGTTACTTTTAGTGGTACCACACGCTATACCAAAGAGTGTTCTACTCAAAGTTCTCTAAATTTTTTTGAAAGTTCTTCCGTATTATTCTTCATACTTAGAAATTCTCTTGGTTCTTTCAGGTTCTCGTGTATTACGGTCTTAGGCTAGTGTTAAGCACTATCAAGGGTGGTTGCTTTACATCACATTACCTAGCGTCTATAATCGACATGGTGATCTGGTTCACTGTGCAAGATTCACGGTCTCGCTGTTTACTCCAAGTCGAATAATTTCCTATGACGCAATAACCTGGCGGTTTAGGTTGAGGAATATCTGCTGCTTCGCTTTCCAGCATGAAAACAACTGCCGACATAAATGGTCTATCATCTGGACGGGCTTGAACACACAAGAGGCCAATTTGTAAACACCTTTGGATATCACGTGGCCTGAACGTTGGTGAGGAAGAATCTATGATGACCGTGTCTACAATCTCTAGACCTTGACCTTCTTTCCAATTCCTCCACACCTGGTGCATAAACGTTTAATCTATTCTTAAGTGATATCTTCAGATATTTTGAGTGTGCGTGCAACACAATCAAGTTAAAGAGGTTTCAAGCTTACACAATCGAGAAGATTGTTGTCACGGCCCGAGTTGTTGAATCCTTTATTCCTCTTGCCACTTATAATTTCAAGAAGCAAGACTCCAAAACTAAAGACATCTGACTTCATAGAGAATATCCCTTCCATAGCGTATTCTGGGGACATGTAGCCGCTGCGTAGAAAATATAGCTATCAGGTTTTAAGCTGTGTTTGGGTAGCTCTTAATTGCTTCAAAAATGTGATGATGTTTTTTTTTAACTACTTACTAAGTTCCGACCACCTTCCTTGTGTTAGCTTCCGTCTCATCTCGTCCAAAGATCCTAGCCATTCCGAAGTCCGAAATTTTTGGAGTCATATCTTTGTCAAGCAAGACGTTGCTTGCTTTCAAATCCCTATGGATGATTCGAATGGATGAATCTCGGTGAAGATAGAGAATTCCTCGGGCAATACCATTGATGATATCAAATCTCATTTGCCAATTTAGCATACTGCTTCTGGTTAAACCTACACATCGTACGTTAACAACATAAACTTATTAATGTATTGACTCTTGTGGAGACTTGAGGCACTAACCAAAGAGATGAGAATCGAGGCTTAGATTCTCCAAGTACTCGTAGATCAAGATCTTCTCTCCCTCATCAACGCAACATCCAAGAAGCCGTACAAGGTTGATGTGCTGAAGCCTAGCAATTAGCCTGACTTCATTCATGAATTCATTGGTACCTTGAGCTGACATTTCTGATAGTCTCTTCACCGCAATTTCTTGCCCGTCAAGTAACCTTCCCTGGTTACACATATTACATCAATAAAATTAGAAACAATGATCGTGACAAAAAAAAAAAAACTAGAAACAATGACTTAAGCATTTGATTTCAAATAAAACTTTGTAGCATGTTTACAGATATCTTTATTTTATATGGTGTCAAGGTTTTTTTACAGCTTTCCAAAAAAGTCCAAGTTAACTGTGTTTTCTAGCAGAAATTTAGAAAATGCATCAAGAAGCTACAGAATGAGAAATTTAGCTATTTGTATGTAAATTGTGGTAAAAAAAATTACAAAAAAAATATCATAAAATAAAATATGACTAAAAATATTCACAATTATGCCACAAATATTTCGTGACAAAACAAAACTACAATAAAATAAGTGGCTAAAACAACAAAATAGGGATTAGCGGCTATAAATCTACCTTGTAAACAGCGCCGAAGCCACCTTCTCCAACTTTGTTACAGTCAGAGAAATGTTCGGTGGCTGTGAGAACAGCTTCAAACTCCATCAATGGAAGTTCCAAATCTTCTACCGCGTTCTCTTCGGACAAGTTTCTCCGTCTTGGTAATACCACCCCGTTCATTAGAACTTGGTTTTGAACTTAACATTTGAACAGATAAATGATTAGAAAATAAAATTAAAATTACTGGAATTAAATAAAATATAAAGGTGAAGGTTATTACTGATTTACCTTATAGGTGTTTTAAAAAAAAGAGCCTTATTTACCTATAGGTTTTTTTTTTTTTTTTTTAGCTGGTTTGTTTACCTATACGTGTTGCAGCTGCTTTTGCTTGCTTCTGTCTCCTCTTCCAAAAGCAGAACACGATAACACTCAGAATAAGCATTAGGCTGACTCCTACACTCCAACCTATTTTTTTTCCATTTCTGTCTCTCTCCTCGTCCGAGGAAAAAACTGCATATACAGAATTAGTAATCATAAATACTTTATAGAATTTATTTATACTCTTATTCATTTATTTATTTAAATATATTTAGGTGACAATAGATATGTCAGTCTTATAAAGAAAATTTGATATCAATTGTTACCTAAATATATTGGTACCACAGGATATCCTGATGTATAAAGAAATAGAGCTAACCTATATCAGCAGGAGCCAATTTGACATAGAGATCTTGACCACCGATGGAGTAAGTCCGGGTATCATTAAGCTGCCTGGTCCACATCACACAACCCGTTCCGCCATTTCGAACATCCGCAGCCGCGAACGAAGTACAGGTACAATCCCTAAGGCACCTCTCTTCACATTTCTTCAAGTTAATTCTCCGATAAAAACTAGCCATCTTGGTATCTGGAAGTTTCATCTTCTTAAGCAGTAAAAACCTATTTCCGCTGCAACTCACACACCCTTCTGATCGTTCTGGGATGCGATCGAACCCTTGCAAACAGTTACATGATGTAGGTAACCTGTTTAACTCACAATAAGCATTGGGTCCACAGTAATTAATATGGTTATCGCAGAAGTCCGTTGGTAAAGTACTCAAAGCCGTCCATCGAGATGTTGGCGGGATCCAAGCTAATTGATAGAGGATCCCATGGAAATCGATTGTCAATCTAGAGTAGATGCTTTGCTCGGAAATAAAGAACTTGTACGTGACCTCCTCACCGTTATCCGTGTAATTGTACATCATGTAATACGGTTTCCTTTGCTTCGGTATGCCACTAAACTCGATTCCATTCCACGGACCGCCCCGACGAAGTTCAATATCTTTATGCATCACAAAGAATTCGGGCAAGCCCCTTCGAGTGTCGAGTTCGTACGTGAAATACCCGCTTGAGGGATCATCAGAACTTCTCCATGATGTGAGGAACCTGCTGCGCCCTGTTTTGCGATGGTAACCTAGTTTCATCCCCGGAAGTAAAGTATCCGTCGGAAAATCGAAACTCTGCCACAAGAATCCACTTGGAGTGTCGTTGTTGGAGTATCTCATTACAAAATTACCGTTGGGAAGAAGCTCTGCTACCACCGGAGAACTATAAGATTTCCTCTAGTAAGATTCGTGGACCACAAAACAGAGTGACCTAGCAGGACAAGATTGTTGCCAGAGATTTTGAGGGTTCCAATGGAATTTGACTGAGGGTTGTCTCGGTTGGCGACCCATGCGTAGGTTTTCTGATCAAAGACTTTTCTATACCATATTCCCAAATACCAACGCTGGAGCGCCGATGGTTTGAAGAAACCAAGCTCGAAGACTCCGCCGGGAGAAACAAGTGTTCTGTTGCTTGAGATTGTAAGAGATTCTGTGGACGACAAAGTGTTGACATCGACCGAAACGGTAGGATGATGAAATAGTAGAATCGAGACGAGCAATAACGACAAGGTGTAAGAATGGTGGCATGTGCTCTGTGCACCTTTCATCTTTCTTCTTCTTCTTTTTCTTTTTTCCGTTTATGTTTGAACTTTTCTTGACGCACGATTGATGAAAGTAACTTGCATGTGTTCCTATTCATATATTAATCTTTAGTTACTTTCGCAAGAAAATTCAAACTTAACTAATTAATTATCATCACTAACCTACCAGACAAGCAAAAGGTTGTGTTTCCTTTTCCATGACTTTCTCACCCTTTCAATCAATCATTTCCACAAACCTTACACAGTGAAACCTTTATAAATTAATAATGTTGGGACTACACCAAAATTATAATTTTTTTATTAATTTATAGAGATATTAATTTATCGATATGCTAATTAAACCAAAAACTCAATTTGATACTATAAAATTATATTATTTTATAGATTTTTAGTGTATATTAATTTATAGAGTATTAATTTAAAGAGGTTATATTGTATATCATTAGTCTACATTTTTCAGATTTACGTTTTATTTGTTTTCACGCTGCCAACATGTCGTCTATGTTGTTCGGCAAGTATAGCATTCTTTTTTTTTTTTGAAACAGTCACAAAAATACTCTAAACCGTTTGGTGTTCGGCAAGTATGGCGTCCCTAAGAGCATCATATGATCCATTAGAGTTTGTGGTTGCATCCGGATGCATGTGGATAAATAAATGTAAAATATTTTAAAATTGAAATATCATAAATACAAATTATAAACTATATTTATACTCACTAACAATATTATAAAAACTTTAAAACAAAAATATTCCCTATAATTTTTAAATATTACTATATATACATATATACATTTATATAAATTATATTTCAGTGAGAAGAAGAAAAATGAGAGCAGCTGAAGAAGGGGAAGGACAAACTGCTCATCCATGCATGGTGGTACTGGTAGCCTGGTAGGGCAATGAGTACGGAGTACCATTAGTTGGCTGTAAAGTATAACCTTCCATGTGTTACCGTTTGGTTGCTCTTGCAGGAAATGAACTTGGAGTTCTCATGTCAAACTTAAAGACATATGACCAAGTCATCACTAATGCTATAGTTAACTAACATATATGTGGTTGTAACGAATAAACTAGGANNNNNNNNNNNNNNNNNNNNNNNNNNNNNNNNNNNNNNNNNNNNNNNNNNNNNNNNNNNNNNNNNNNNNNNNNNNNNNNNNNNNNNNNNNNNNNNNNNNNNNNNNNNNNNNNNNNNNNNNNNNNNNNNNNNNNNNNNNNNNNNNNNNNNNNNCAAAGCAACTTGGTTGTGTGTTTGTTTGTTGTATAAGAGATTCTAAATTTTTGGTGATTTCACCTTTCTAATTAGTAAAGATATTTATTCGACACAGTTGGAATTGAGATTTGCAACAAACTACTTAAGAACAAAGACCATGAGCATCATACAGCTCTTTTAAATACATTGAATCGATCGAAATAGCTTATTGTCCAGATAATTTTTGAGTTTCTTTGTTAAGCCTTGATCTTGATCTGTCTGAACAGAGACATGGATCTTAACATCATGGACACCATCAGTCTGTCCATGTCAAGCTTCCAAACAAGTGGCCACACGATAAATATTAAGGACATACAATCTCCCTATACAATCTAACTCTAAGCACACAGTCAAGCTATTAAGTCTTTCTTGAAAAGGGAATTTCTCGAGAACTTGCAAGGCGTCTTTGATATTAGGCCTTCTCTGTGTAAGCTCAAGAATTATGAGCTTGTTCGGTCTGAGCCTAGACTGTGTTACACATGGTGATGAGTGTGTAACGTAGTGCGTTATGTTTGGTACGACGTAATGATGTGTCACAAACTTATGGAAGTAGAAGATATTGCTTTGGCGTGAAGCAAAGAAGATCTTCTATTGGCGATATTTTAGGAAGTAGAATATTGCCTTTTCACGTGTACTTAACGAGAGAACCTAGAAGTATTTTAGGTTAAGCGTTAAGAGAGAAAAAAGCTAGAGCAAGAGGTTTGTTCTTGTCGGCTTCAGAAATCGAGTGAAAGGTTTTCAGCTTGGGTTTTTGTAATTTAGAGATTAGAAATTGGTCCATCGCTAGTCGTGTGTGACTGAGCATAAACCGGATTAAACAGATTTAGGAGGATTGTTTAAAAGATTTCTAATATACAAGAAAGTGTTCTTGAGAGATTTGTGTATGGTTCTTATTGGAGTGTCTCTGAACTTTCATTTGGTATCAGAGCAGGAAACCTCTGTGGTATCAAGTACTACTTACAGGTTGAGATCCTGCGGATTTCATGGACACCATGAAGGAACTCTTACACATTCATAAGCCTATCATGCTGGACAGTACCAACTTTGGTCACTGGAAAGTAAGGATGAAACACATCATCAGAGGGGTTGATGAAGATGCCTGGACATCTGTAGAAGATGGTTGGAGTGCTCCTACTGTTGTCTTGGAAGATAAGTCTGTAGGTCCAAAGCCTAAAGACCAGTGGACTGATGGTGAGAAGAAGGCATCTAAATTCAACTCTAAAGCTCTAACTGTCATATTCTCATCAGTAGATGTTGAGCAGTTCAAGATCATACAAAGATGTGAATCTGCCACGCAAGCATGGGATACGCTCATAAATCACTTTGAAAGAAATACCAGTGTGAGAAGAACACGCCTTGATCATCTAGCCTCTAAGTTTGAGAACCTGAGAATGAGTGACGATGAGTCGATTGATGGATTCATATGGAAGATCAGTGAATTGGCAAGTGAAGCGTCTGTCCTTGGCAAGAAGTATGAAGAAAAGGATTTGGTGAAGAAACTGCTAAGGTGTTTACCACCACGGTTTGAAGCTTATAAAGTTGTACTCACACTGGCTGTTGACACAGATGAGATGAAGTTTGATCAACTCTCAGGCATTTTGAAAGTGCATGATCTTGAGAAAACCGACCGACAATCTACTAATCAGAAGAGCATTGCTTTCACAGCCGAGTCTAAGGATGATGGTCGAGTCACTAAGATTGAAGAGAACCTGAGTCTAATGGCACGAAACTTCAACAAGTTTGTCAAGCGTATGGAGAAAGGTGGTGGTAGATTCAATGGACATTACCAAAAGGATGATAATGAAAGGAGTAGCTCTCAGCTTTCAAAGCATGATTCTAGCAAGAACACAAAGAAGTGTCATGAGTGTGAAGGCTACGGGCACTTCAGGAGCGAGTGTCTCCTTGCTAAGAGAAAAGAGAAAAATGTATTGAGTGTAAAGGAATTGGGCATACACGCAGTGAGTGTCCTAGCATTCTCAAGAAAGAGAAGTCTCTCATGTGTTTCAGTGACACTGAATCTGAAACCAAGAATGAAGAAGGTGAGCTGCACCTAAACTTCATGGCTCTAATTGGTCGAGAAAGTGGAAAAGATATTGATGCTGACAGCGAGGGTGATGATGATCTTGAACAAGATCTTGAAACTGAGTACAAGACTCTGTTTGACAAATTCTCTGATCTCAGTCATGAGAATCTCGAGCTCCTCAAGGAGAAAGCATTGATGAAAGCTCAGATCAACATACTGGAACTTGATCAGCCTCCCACTAAGACAAAAACTTACTCAATTGACCGAGAGTCAGATCAAGAAGTTCTTGCACTAAAGAGAGCAATGACAGAGCAGGAACGAGTTCGTAAGGAAGCTGAAGCACATGTACAAAGATTGAGTGATCTCTTAGCCGCAGAGACTGATCAAAGCAAGCTACTTGAAAGTCAACTAACTGAAAATCACAAGAAGGTCCGCATGCTCTCATCTGGTACTGCAACTCTTGATCACATACTTACATTGGGACAGTGTCCTAGTCTCAACACCGGTTTGGGATATAAAAGATCTACCTCAAAGGATACTGAAACAAAGTTTGTGAAGGAATCTCCTAATGAAGAGAAGAAACCTGAAGAGAAAGGAGTCCCTGTTGAAAGAAACAAGAATGTCCTTCCTAAACCAAGAAGATTTGGAAACGGATGTCAGTTCTGTGGGAAACGAGGACACAACGCCAGATTCTATCACTTTCGAAGACGTCAGTATGAGAGAGCATGGAGGTTGAACATGTGCTTCACCGAACCAACTGCTTACGGTTGCGTATGGATAGCCAAACGTGATTTGTATCCGAACTTCAAAGAGAACACTCACTCTAAGATAAACACCAGTTCTTTTGAGTCACACATTGAAGCAGAACATGATCTAGTTTGCAACCTGGTGCGAGTGCAAGTAGACACAGAGATCGTGAGTAATGTTGCTTATACCTCTGCTGATGAAGAAGTATCACAATCGCAACTTCCCTGGTATTTTGATAGTGGGTGCTCAAAGCATACGACTGGAAATGAAGACTATCTTGAGAAACTCGAACTCATCAGAGGTGGAAAAGTTACTTTTGGAGATGGAGGACAAGGCAAAATTCGTGCAATTGGAACAACCTCCAGACCTGATGTGCCTAAACTCTCAAATGTTTACTTTGTTGAGGGTCTCAAGGCAAATCTGATCAGCGTGAGTCAACTTTGTGATGAGGGATTAGAGGTTATCTTCAACAGCAAGGAATGTCGTGCCGTTGACGCAAGAAACAATGCCGTGTTGAGGGGTATTCGTTCAGGAAACAACTGCTATCTTTGGAGACCTTCGAACGTGTGTTTTGCGGCTACTGAATCCAAACTTGATCTCTGGCACAAGAAACTGGGTCCCATGAACACAAATGGACTCTTCAGACTCGTAAATGCTGAAGTAGTAAGAGGTGTTCCTGATTTGGAGAAACAGACAGAGACAGTATGTGGAGCATGCTGCCAAGGAAAGCAAGTCAAGGTACAACACAAACAAATTTCAGAGATCAGATCTACACGGATATTGGAACTGGTTCATATGGATCTCATGGGTCCTATAACTCCTGAAAGCATTGCTGGTAAGCAATATATTTTTGTATTGGTTGATGATTTTTCCAGGTATACATGGGTAGACTTCTTACGCAACAAGTCTGATGCCCTTGAGAGTTTCAGAATCCTGTCTCTTCAGCTCAAACATGATAAAGGTGGAATCATTCAGATTAAGAGCGATCATGGCGGTGAGTTTCAGAATAAGCAGTTTGATAAGTTCTGTCACATTCAAGGTATCCGTCATCAGTATGCCGCTCCAAGAACTCCTCAACAAAGTGGGGCTGTGGAAAGAAAGAATAGAACATTGCAAGAAATGGCTAGAGCAATGCTGTGTGGAAACAGTATTCAATCTAGGTTCTGGGCGGAAGCAATCAACACTGCGTGCTATGTGATAAATCGGGTCTATGTCAAGCCAAAGACCAAGACTACTCCTTATGAGATTCTCAAAGGTAAAACACCGAATCTGAGCCACATGTATGTGTTTGGATGCTTGTGCTACATTCTGAATGATAAAGAACATATGAGAAAGTTTGAAGCAAGAAGTGACGTAGGGATGTTTCTAGGATACTCAGTGAACAGTTCATCCTACCGTGTGTTTAATCAGCGTATCAGGTTTGTAGGTGACAATGTTAACGTCGTCTTTGACAATAGCATTGGGTTCTATGAGGCTCGTGTAACACAGACAATAGACGGTGTCACGCCAAGCTCTTCCAGACAAGCTGAAAACAAAGCTGAGAATGAAGTGAAAGAGGAATCTGAAGAAGACGAAGAACCTGAGATGACCTAGGTCGATCTTGATCAAGGAAAAGTACACAAAAACCACTCCTCTTCAGATGTGATTGGCGGACTGTTTGATGAAAGAGTTACAAGAAAGAAACAAATCAACTTCAAAGAGATGGTCAAGTTGGCGTGTTTCGTGGTGAAAATGAATGAAGTGGAATGCTTTGTGTCGCTCATTGAGCCTGAGAACATTCAGGAAGCACTAGATGATGAATTCTGGACCGAATCGATGCACCTGGAGCTTGAACAGTTTGAACGACTCCAAGTGTGGGAACTGGTACCAAGACCAAAGAATGTAAACATCATTGGA
This genomic interval from Brassica oleracea var. oleracea cultivar TO1000 chromosome C2, BOL, whole genome shotgun sequence contains the following:
- the LOC106324599 gene encoding uncharacterized protein LOC106324599, whose protein sequence is MKELLHIHKPIMLDSTNFGHWKVRMKHIIRGVDEDAWTSVEDGWSAPTVVLEDKSVGPKPKDQWTDGEKKASKFNSKALTVIFSSVDVEQFKIIQRCESATQAWDTLINHFERNTSVRRTRLDHLASKFENLRMSDDESIDGFIWKISELASEASVLGKKYEEKDLVKKLLRCLPPRFEAYKVVLTLAVDTDEMKFDQLSGILKVHDLEKTDRQSTNQKSIAFTAESKDDGRVTKIEENLSLMARNFNKFVKRMEKGGGRFNGHYQKDDNERSSSQLSKHDSSKNTKKCHECEGYGHFRSDECPSILKKEKSLMCFSDTESETKNEEGELHLNFMALIGRESGKDIDADSEGDDDLEQDLETEYKTLFDKFSDLSHENLELLKEKALMKAQINILELDQPPTKTKTYSIDRESDQEVLALKRAMTEQERVRKEAEAHVQRLSDLLAAETDQSKLLESQLTENHKKVRMLSSGTATLDHILTLGQCPSLNTGLGYKRSTSKDTETKFVKESPNEEKKPEEKGVPVERNKNVLPKPRRFGNGCQFCGKRGHNARFYHFRRRQYERAWRLNMCFTEPTAYGCVWIAKRDLYPNFKENTHSKINTSSFESHIEAEHDLVCNLVRVQVDTEIVSNVAYTSADEEVSQSQLPWYFDSGCSKHTTGNEDYLEKLELIRGGKVTFGDGGQGKIRAIGTTSRPDVPKLSNVYFVEGLKANLISVSQLCDEGLEVIFNSKECRAVDARNNAVLRGIRSGNNCYLWRPSNVCFAATESKLDLWHKKLGPMNTNGLFRLVNAEVVRGVPDLEKQTETVCGACCQGKQVKVQHKQISEIRSTRILELVHMDLMGPITPESIAGKQYIFVLVDDFSRYTWVDFLRNKSDALESFRILSLQLKHDKGGIIQIKSDHGGEFQNKQFDKFCHIQGIRHQYAAPRTPQQSGAVERKNRTLQEMARAMLCGNSIQSRFWAEAINTACYVINRVYVKPKTKTTPYEILKGKTPNLSHMYVFGCLCYILNDKEHMRKFEARSDVGMFLGYSVNSSSYRVFNQRIRFVGDNVNVVFDNSIGFYEARVTQTIDGVTPSSSRQAENKAENEVKEESEEDEEPEMT